DNA sequence from the Geothermobacter hydrogeniphilus genome:
TCGAATTGCTGCGCGAGGTCATTCCGGCAACAATCACCATCGAAGAGCATATCGATGAGGATGAGAAGATCATCCACGGCAGCTCAACCCAGATCCACCAGGTGCTGATGAATCTCTGCATCAACGCCGGCCACGCCATGCCCGAAGGCGGCACCCTGTCCATCGAGATCTCTCCCGTCGAAGTCACCCGGAACCACCTGCCCAAGGGCAGCAGTTTTCCCACGGGACAGTACATGCGGCTGCAGATCAGGGATACCGGTCACGGCATCGAGGAGGATATCCTCGACAGAATCTTCGACCCTTACTTCACCACCAAGAGAATCGGCAAGGGGTCGGGGCTCGGCTTGTCGATCGTACACGGCATCGTGAAAGACCATCATGGCTGGATCACCGTCGACAGCCAGGTCGGTGTCGGAACGACCTTCCAGATTTTCCTGCCGACCCTGGAAACCTCAATCCACAGGCAACCGCCCAAAAGTCCGCCGGACAAATCCGCCTCTGCTACCGATTATCCCCGTCCAGGAGATCTCCCAGTGCCCCCAGCAGCGACCCCTCACCTTTGCGGCCGCCGCGCATCGCCGGAGCACTGGCGATCACCCGGTCGGCCAGACGGGAGAAGGGCAGCGACTGCAGCCAGACCGTACCGGGCCCGGTGACGGCAGCAAAGAAGATCCCCTCACCGCCGAACACGGCATTGCGGATGCCGCCGACGAACTCGATGTCGTAGCTGACCCGCGGCTGCAGGGCGACCAGGCAGCCGGTATCGACTTTCAGGGTCTCGCCGGGGGACAGATCGCGGCGGATCACCATGCCGCCGGCGTGGGCGAAAGCCAGCCCGTTCCCCTTCAGACGCTGGAGGATGAACCCCTCGCCGCCGAACAGGCCGACACCGATCTTCTTCTGGAAGGCGATGTCGATCGCCACTCCCTTGGCGGCGCAGAGAAAAGCCTGTTTCTGGCAGAGCATCTCGCCGCCCATCTCCGTCAGGTCAAGGGGAACGATCTTGCCCGGATAGGGGGCGCCGAAGGCGACCCGCTGCTTGCCGATGCCACGGTTGCTGAAGGCGGTCATGAACAGACTCTCGCCGGTCAGCACCCTTTTCCCCGCGCCGAAGATCTTCTCCATCACCCCACCCGACGCGTGGCTGCCGTCACCGAAGATGGTCGCCATCTCGATGGCGCCGTCCATGTACATCATCGCCCCGGCCTCGGCGACGGCGGTTTCCCCC
Encoded proteins:
- a CDS encoding TIGR00266 family protein, coding for MPDPTTTRDKYQRFVSEYNRGVDRSVLCAGYGIPEERFSAFLDFLRRKGFHLRRPARDGFAPAHEIDFEIFGDDLQFVEIELDPGETAVAEAGAMMYMDGAIEMATIFGDGSHASGGVMEKIFGAGKRVLTGESLFMTAFSNRGIGKQRVAFGAPYPGKIVPLDLTEMGGEMLCQKQAFLCAAKGVAIDIAFQKKIGVGLFGGEGFILQRLKGNGLAFAHAGGMVIRRDLSPGETLKVDTGCLVALQPRVSYDIEFVGGIRNAVFGGEGIFFAAVTGPGTVWLQSLPFSRLADRVIASAPAMRGGRKGEGSLLGALGDLLDGDNR